TCGAGGAGACGCCCCTGCCGGACGAGGTCGCCGCGGCGGTCACGAGTGCGCTCGCGCGGACCGGCGAGGAGGCCGCGTACGCCGTGCGGTCCAGCGCGACCGCGGAGGACCTGCCGACGGCCTCGTTCGCCGGCCAGCAGGACACGTACCTCAACGTGCTGGGGCCCGCGGAGGTCCTGCGGTACGTCGGCGGGTGCTGGGCCTCGCTGTTCACCGAGCGGGCCGTGGCCTACCGCCGGCAGCAGGGCATCGACGACCGGGCGGTCCGCATGGCCGTGGTCGTGCAGAAGATGGTCGTGCCCGAGGCGGCCGGCGTCCTGTTCACGGCCGACCCGGTCACCGGCAACCGTACGGTCGCCACCGTGGACGCCGGTTTCGGACTCGGCGAGGCCCTGGTGTCCGGCCTGGTGAACCCGGACGTGTTCACGGTGCGGCACGGCGAGGTCGTCGCCCGGTCGATCGGCGTCAAACAGCGGGCCGTGCATGCCGTGGCGGGCGGGGGTACGCGGACGGTGGAGATCGAGCCGGAGCGGCAGAAGCTGCCGGCGCTGACGGACGCACAGGTCACCGAACTCGTGCGGCTCGGGCGGCGGATCGAGGCGCACTTCGGCCGTCCGCAGGACATCGAATGGTGTCTGACCGACGACGGTTTCCGCATCGTGCAGAGCCGGCCGATCACGACGCTGTACCCCCTCCCCGAGAGCGGTGACGAGGAGAACCGCGTCTACCTCTCCGTCGGTCACCAGCAGATGATGACCGACGCCATGAAGCCCCTGGGGCTGTCCGTGTGGCAGCTGACGGCGATGGCGCCGATGCTCGAGGCCGGCGGACGGCTGTTCGTCGACTGCACCGCGCGCCTGGCCTCGCCCGCGAGCCGGGCCGCCTTCCTGGACATGGTGGGCAGGTCCGATCCGCTGACCAGGGACGCGCTGGAGACCGTCCTGGAGCGCGACGGCTTCGTCCCGACGCTTCCGGACACGGTTCTCTCGGGGGCGGCGGGGGGGCGGTTCCCCGCCCGCTCCGGTCGAGACCGATCCGGCCGTCGTCACCGGGCTGGTCGAGCGCAGCCGGGCGTCCCTCGCCGCCCTGCGCCGCGACATCGCCGGGAAGACGGGTACGGCGCTGTTCGACTTCCTGCTGGAGGCCGTCAAGGAGCACAAGCGGGTCCTCGCCGATCCGCTGAGCATCCAGGTGATCATGGCGGGGATGGAGGCCACGTGGTGGCTCAACGACCGGCTGCTGGAATGGCTGGGCGAGAGCAACGCGGCCGACACGCTCATCCTGTCCGCCCCCGGCAACATCACCTCGCAGATGGGCCTCGCGCTGCTCGACGTGGCGGACGTCGTCCGTCCGTGTCCGGAGGTGGTGGCGTTCCTGCGGGACGTCGAGGACGACGGCTTCCTGGACCGGCTGGCGGACCTCCCGGGCGGGGCGCGGGTGCGTGACGCGCTGGAGGACTACCTCGACCGGTACGGCATGCGCTGCGTCGGCGAGATCGACCTGACGCGGGAGCGGTGGCGCGAGCGGCCCACCACTCTGCTGCCCGCGCTCCTCGACCACGTCGGGAACTTCGCGCCCGGCGCCGCCGCGCGGCGCTTCGAGCAGGGGCGGCAGGAGGCGCTGCGCAAGGAGCGGGACGTGCTGGCGCGGCTGCGGGCCCTGCCGGACGGGGAGCGCAGGGCCGAGGAGACGAAGGCGATGATCGACCGGGTGCGCACGTTCGTCGGATACCGGGAGTACCCGAAGTACGACATCGTCTGCCGTCTCTTCGTCTACAAGCAGGCGCTGCTTGCGGAGGCGGACCGGCTGGTGGCCGCCGGGGTGATCACCGGGCGGGAGGACGTCTTCTTCCTCACGTTCGAGGAGTTCCGCGAGGCCGTGCGCGTGGGGCGGGTGGACGAGCGGTTGGTCCGGCGGCGGGCGGAGGACTTTAGGTCGTACCAGTCGCTCACGCCGCCGCGGGTGCTCACCTCGGAGGGTGAGTCCGTGGCTGGGGTGTACCGGCGGGAAGGGCTGCCGGAGGGGGCCCTCGTCGGGCTGCCGGTCTCCGCGGGGACCGTCGAGGGGCGCGCCCGGGTCGTGCACGACATGGCGGAGGCCGAGCTGGAGGCGGGTGACGTGCTGGTCACGGCGTTCACGGATCCGAGCTGGTCGCCGTTGTTCGTGGGGATCGCGGCGTTGGTGACGGAGGTGGGGGGATTGATGACGCACGGTGCGGTCATCGCTCGTGAGTACGGGTTGCCGGCGGTCGTGGGGGTGGAGGGGGCGACGCGGTTGATCCGGGACGGGCAGCGGGTTCGTGTCCACGGGGGCGGGGGGTACGTGGAGATTCTGGACTGAGGGCCGGGGTCGACATCGCGCGGTTCCCCGCGCCCCTGGAAGGGCGCGGGGCTGTATCGACACGCGGCTCCGCCGCGTGGGCGCGAGCGACCCTCAGAGCGTGACCACCACCTTGCCGTGGACGTGGCGGCCCGCCTGGAGTTGCACCGCCTCGCGGAGCCGCTCGACGGGGAACGTCGCCGCGATCGGCACCGTGATCTCACCCGCGGCGATCGCCGCGGTGATCCGCTCCAGGTCTTCCGGCCGGGCCTGGAAGCCGCCGGTCGGGCGCACACCGGCCGGTACGTCCGTGCCGGCGGCGATCGTGGAGATGCGCTCGGCGGGGACGCCGAGGGCGAGGGCCGCCTCGGCCGTCTCCGTGCCGAAGAGGTCGGTGGCCGCGCTCACGCCGTCGGGGGCCAGCGCGCGCACCCGGTCCTCCAGGCCGGGGCCGTAGGTGACGGGCTCGACCCCGAACTCCCGCAGGAAGCCGAAGGTGCCCTCGGAGGCGGTGCCGATCACCCGGGCGCCGGCCCGCCGCGCGAGCTGCACGGTGAGCACGCCGACACCGCCGGCGGCGCCTCCGACCAGGACCGTGTCGCCGTCCTTGAGGTCGATCGCGGCGAGCGCCGCCGCGGCGGTCAGCCCCGCCACCGAGAGGGTGGAGGCGACCTCGTCGCCGACCTCGTCCGGGGTGCGGAACAGCCACTCCGTCGCGGGATCGACCACCACGAAGTCGGCGACGGCGCGGGCGATCGCGCCCCCGTGGACACGGTCGCCCACGGCGAACCCGGAGACGCCCTCGCCGACCTCGTCCACGACCCCGGCGAAGTCGGTGCCGAAGCCGGCCGGGAGGGAGAGCCCGAACCGCTCCGCCACCGAGGGCGTCGAGGTGAGGGCCCAGTCCATGGGGTTGAGACCGGCGGCGGTCACGCGGACGCGGACCCGGCCGGCCTCGGCGTGCGGCTCCGGGACCTCGCGCCACCGCAGCACCTCGGGGCCGCCGAACGTCTCGTGCACAACGGCTCGACTCATGACATACCTCCACGCAACGCGATCAGCGATGAGACTTGGTCCCATCACTGTACACCGCGACGGGACCAAGTCCCGTAAGCTGTGGCCATGGCTCGCTGGGAACCCAATGCCGCGCAACGACTCGCCGCCGCCGCGCTCGAACTGTTCGACGAGCGCGGATACGACCGCACGACCGTGCTCGACATCGCGCAGCGCGCCGGGCTCGCCAAGAGCACCTTCTTCCGGCACTTCCCGGACAAACGGGCGGTGCTCTTCGGCGAGGACCCGCTCACCGGGCCGCTCGTCGCCGCGATCACCGCGGCGCCCGCCGCCGCCACTGCGCTCGAAGCGGTCGCGCGCGGTCTCGACGCGCTCGGGCGGGACATCTTCACCGCCGAGCGCCACGCCTTTGTCGCGCGCCGGCGCGCGGTGATCGACGCCCACGCCGACCTCCAGGAGCGCGAGGCCCTCAAGGGCCTGCATCTGACCGCCGCACTGACCCGTGCCGTCACGGACCGCGGGGTGCCCGCCCTCGCCGCCGAGGTGGCCGCACAACTCGGCGCGCTCGCCCTGGCGACGGCATACGAGCGCTGGATCGAGGCCGGTGGCACCGAGGAGTTCGGCACGCTCGCCCGGCAGGCGCTCGACGCCGTGCGGAGCGCCGCTTCCGGCCTGTGAAAGGCCGCCCACCGGCGCCGCCCACTGCGGATCGGACGGCGCGCCGTCAGCGCCGCGGGTGACGGCGAGTGACACGGCTCCCCCACCCTCCATGCACCGCAGAGGTGCTCGATCGGAGGCGAGGCACACCTCGCACCGGAGGGTCGGTTCAGTCCCGCCCCTCCGCGCAGGCCACCGGTCCGAGCAGCGACGGTGAGGAGGACACCGCACGCCGGAGGACTGTCATTCCTGCCCCTGGCCGCTCTGCGGCAGCCGGTCTGTCGCGTCGGTGACCTCGGCGGCCGGCGGAGCCTTCACGTCCACCTCGGTGCCGAAGTCGGAGAACTGCATCGTCGTACTGATCTTGACCCGCTCGGACGAGGCGTCGCTGCCGGACTGTGCGGACGCGGAGGCCTTGGTCGTGAGGTCGACCTGCTGGCGACGGATGCGGCCCTGGTCGTCGAGCCATATCCGCATCGGCAGTGTCGGACCGAGCTGGTCCTGGAGCCCGGCGCCGCCGGGCAGCTCCGAGACGTCGACCGACACCTTGTACTCGGTGGTGTTGACGCCGTCGATCTTCTCGGTGCCCGCCTTGGAGACGTCCTTGTCGGTGATGGCCTTCGCATAGGCGACGGACTGCGCCGGGTCACCGACCTGCTGGGGGTTCATGCCCTGCCGCTCGGCGGCCTTCTTCAGGTCGACCTTCGTCCACGGCTTGTCGCCGGACGACTTCGAGTCGGGGAGCTTCTGGTAGAGGACCTGATCGACCACGCGCTGCTCGACGGTCTTGTTCCCGACGGCGAGGGTCATGGCGCTGTCGCCCTCGTCCAGGTCGATCGCGCCCTTGCCGTCGGTCGTGATCGACTTGCCGTTCGCGCCGACCTTCACCTCGACCTTCATCTTCGCCGTCCCGGCCTCGGCGGTCTTGTCGTAGGCGCTGCGCACGGCCGTCGTCCCCTGCTCCTGTGCGTGACCGTCACTCGGGCTCGACGAAGGTGCGGACCTGCCGCTGTCGGTGCCGCTGTCGTTCCCGCATCCCGTGAGGGCGACGCCGCCCATGACGACGGCCGTCCCCACTGCTCCCACCCTCATCCTCGTGGACCGCATGACGCTCTCTCCTTGCCTCGGTGGACACGATGGCCGACGGGCCCTGGAACCGCCGTCGGCTCCTCCACGCGAGTGCCCTGGGAGGCCGCGGAACAGCCCCTGGGGCAGGGGGGTTGGCCTGTTCCGGGGGGTGTCCGTGCGAGGTCGGGCCAAGTTCGCGCGTTCACCGTGCCGGAAGGCGGGGACCGGGAAGGAACCGGCTTCTCGGAACGAATGCGGAATATGAACCTCCGCATGAGGGCGCCAAGCCCCGTCCCCGAACCGGATGTTCACCCATGCGGCCTTCTGGACGGGTCCGGTTCGCCTTTCGTACGCCTTCCCCGTGTCTGATGAGCAGGCAGTTGTGCACGCGGCGGGTGCAATTCCGCACGTGTCCATTACCGTCTTTCCCCGAGTGCGCGTGTTCCGGTCGTTTTGGCGCTGACAACGTTGTCTCGCCCCCTGTCGGCCGGGGCGTGCGCGGGTACCGCGAACGCTGGAGAGGTTTCGTGCCGAGAAGATCCATAAGACCCCAAGTGCCCCCGCCCGGCCCGGCCCTGGCGCGGAGCGCCCACCGGAACCGCCGGCCGCTGCGGGCGACGGTCGCCGCGCTGCTCGCGGGTTCGCTCGGCCTCGCCGCGCTGGTGAGCGGCGGCGGTACGGCGCTGGCGCTGCCCGGCGCGGCCACCGCCGCGGGGTCCGCCACGTCCGCCGGGTCGTCCGGCGGCACGGACTACACGAAGCTCGTCGACCCGTTCGTGTCGACCGCGGGCGACGACGGCAACGACCTGCCCGGCGCCGAGGCCCCGCACAGCCTGGCCAAGGTCAACCCGATGACCACGCCGGGCCGCAACCACTCCGGGTACGACTACGACGAGGACCACATCGCCGGGTTCACCGCCACGAATCTCGACGGGGTCGGCGGCTCCGGTGGCGGCGGCGACCTGCTGGTCGTCCCGACCTCCGTGCGCTACGACAGCCGCCCCGCCGCGAGCAGTTACGCGCACCCGTACAGCCACGACGACGAGCGCGCGACGCCGGGCTCCTACCAGGTGGGCCTCGGCGCCCTCGCCGGCACCGGCTCGTCGGTGACGCAGGGCTCCGGGACCATCGACGCCGAGATGACGGCGACGACGCGTACGGCGCTGGAACGTTACCGCTTCCCCGCCGGGGCGACGCCGCAGCTCGTCCTCGACCTCGCCAACAACTACACCAGCCGCACCCGTTCGACCCTGAAGGCGACGACGCTGGCGGACGGGACCACCCAGCTCACCGGGCAGATCGCGGGGTCCTTCAACGGCGCCTCCTACCGGCTGTACTACGCCGCCACCACCAACCTCCCCGTCACCTCCCTCAAGAGCTGGGGCGACGACGGCAAGCTGAGCGACGCCACCGCCCAGGACGGCACCGACACCGGCGCCGTCCTCGGGTTCGACACCTCCGCCGGTGACGACGTCCAACTGCGCATCACGCTGTCCCCGATCAGCGCCGAACAGGCCGTGGCCGACCAGCGCGCCGAGGTGGGCGACCTCGGCTTCGACCAGGCGAAGGCGCGGACGAAGGCCGAGTGGAACGACACCCTCGGCGCCGTCGCCGTGAAGGCCTCCGCCACGTCGGACCCCGGCTCGACGCTCACCAAGGAGTTCTACACGCACCTGTACCGCATGTACGGGCTCCCGGTGAACGCCACCAGCACCAGCGGCACGTACCGCGGCGTGGACGGGGCGGTGCACAAGGCGAACGGCTTCACGTACTACGACGGCTGGTCCACCTGGGACGACTTCCGCAAGTACTCGGTGGAGGCGTACATCGACCCGGCCACCTACCGGGACATGGTGCAGTCGGCCGTCCTGCTCTTCGCCGACGCGCGCACCACGGGCAAGAGCCCGGGCAGCCTCACGCACTCGGTGCCGACCGTGCGCTGGGAGCGTTCGGCCGTGGTGATCGCCGACGCGCTGTCCAAGGGCTACAAGAACTTCGACCGGCTCGACGAGGCCTACCCGGCCCTGAAGTCGTACGTCGGCTACTACACGGGCACGCAGTTGCGGCAGGGCTACGTCGAAGGTGATCCCGGGACGACCGTCCAGCGCGGCTACGACCAGTGGGCGCTGTCCGTCATCGCCGACGCGCTCGGCAAGGACGCGGACGCCGAGAAGCTGCGCACCCAGTCGACGATGGCCATCGACAACCTCGTCAAGTCCGGTGCCTGGACGGCCGCCGACGGCACCAAGGTGGGTGTGCTCACCCCGCGCGCCTCGGGCGGCGACTGGCAGAGCGCGGACTACGAGAAGTTCGAGGAGGCCAAGCTCTACCAGGGCACGCTCTGGCAGTACCACTGGTACGACGCCTACGACATGGGCGGTCTGATCAAGGCCATGGGCGGCGAGAAGGCCGGCCGGGCCGCCATCGAGCACATGTTCGGCGAGGACTCCGACGCCGACGACGGCTCGACCATGCTGCACTCCAACGCCAACGAGATCGACCTCCAGGCGCCCTACCTCTTCAACTACGTCGGCGAGCCGAGCCTGACGCAGAAGTGGGTGCGCGCCATCTACACCGGCTCCACCTGGAACCGGTACATCGCGACCGGCTCCACGGGTGAGGCCCCCAGCTCCGGCGGCGAGTTCACCCCGCCGGTGAAGACCCAGGTGTACAAGCTCTCCCCCAAGGGCTTCCTGCCGACGATGGACAACGACGCCGGCACCATGTCGACCATGTTCGTCGCCGCCGCGCTCGGGCTGTTCCCGGTGACCGCCGGGTCCAGCCAGTTCCAGATCGGCAGCCCGTTCTTCGACTCGACGACCATCACCTACGCCAACGGCACGAAGTTCACGGTGAAGGCGGACGGCGTCTCGCCGGACAACTACTACGTGCAGCGGGCGACCTACAACGGTTCCCGGTTCTCCAACACCTGGCTCGACTACTCGCAGATCATCTCCGGCGGCACCCTGGACTTCACCATGGGCGCCAAGCCGTCGAAGTGGGGCGCGGACACCAAGCCCGCGTACTCCCTGAACACCGACGGCGGCGACACCGGCGGCGGCACGGACACGGGCAAGGGCGACACCGTCGTCTCCGCCCGTCCGGCCACCGTGAAGACCGCCGCGGACGGCACCGTCGACGGCAGCGTGAAGCTCACCCTGGACGGGCGGGCGCGGTTCGCCGCGCGCAAGGGCACCAGCCTCACCCGGACCGGTGCGGCCTCGGTGACCGGCCTGCCGGACGGCGTCACCGCCGACCTCCGCGTGACGGGCTCACGCACGGCGACGCTGTCGCTCAGCGGCACCGCGAAGGTCGACGCCCGGTTCGGCCTCACCTTCGCCGACAAGGCATTCGCCCACCATGTGCCGGCCTCGTCGGTGCGCGGCACCGGGGTGTCGGTGACCGACCCGCTCCTCCTCTCCGCCGCCGCGGTGC
The DNA window shown above is from Streptomyces sp. NBC_00670 and carries:
- a CDS encoding helix-turn-helix domain-containing protein; its protein translation is MARWEPNAAQRLAAAALELFDERGYDRTTVLDIAQRAGLAKSTFFRHFPDKRAVLFGEDPLTGPLVAAITAAPAAATALEAVARGLDALGRDIFTAERHAFVARRRAVIDAHADLQEREALKGLHLTAALTRAVTDRGVPALAAEVAAQLGALALATAYERWIEAGGTEEFGTLARQALDAVRSAASGL
- a CDS encoding NADP-dependent oxidoreductase, with protein sequence MSRAVVHETFGGPEVLRWREVPEPHAEAGRVRVRVTAAGLNPMDWALTSTPSVAERFGLSLPAGFGTDFAGVVDEVGEGVSGFAVGDRVHGGAIARAVADFVVVDPATEWLFRTPDEVGDEVASTLSVAGLTAAAALAAIDLKDGDTVLVGGAAGGVGVLTVQLARRAGARVIGTASEGTFGFLREFGVEPVTYGPGLEDRVRALAPDGVSAATDLFGTETAEAALALGVPAERISTIAAGTDVPAGVRPTGGFQARPEDLERITAAIAAGEITVPIAATFPVERLREAVQLQAGRHVHGKVVVTL